A window from Fusarium musae strain F31 chromosome 8, whole genome shotgun sequence encodes these proteins:
- a CDS encoding hypothetical protein (EggNog:ENOG41): protein MAPQIWLPSERSSGAQQKALIHYICGNPGLIEYYTDFLSHVRGLLDKIETDTAYDIYGTNLLGFSDADHEPFTSKNKPWDLEGQIEGMYDIVAAKGKGYDFVILMGHSVGSFITVEIFHRHTKNPERAPHLKLQHGFLICPTLTHLARSSNGVQFQLLHQFIPFLDTAACLLARLLLGLFSVASVTWIVQRLLGFTPASADVTARWLKSRDGVLQAVHLGLTELEMITEENWNDDLWDTTGEENGVPKFFLFYAKKDHWIHDDERDGIVEKRGDKARIVQDEGDIPHAFCTRENASLEVARRVCGWVEEIEAANK from the exons ATGGCACCGCAAATATGGCTGCCCTCAGAGCGCTCTTCAGGGGCTCAACAGAAAGCCCTCATTCACTACATCTGTGGTAACCCGGGCCTCATCGAATACTACACCGACTTCCTCAGCCATGTGCGCGGCCTTTTAGACAAGATCGAGACAGACACTGCTTATGATATCTACGGCACTAACTTGCTCGGCTTCAGCGACGCTGACCATGAGCCATTTACTTCAAAGAATAAACCTTGGGATCTGGAGGGACAGATTGAGGGCATGTATGATATCGTTGCGGCCAAAGGAAAAGGGTACGACTTCGTGATTCTCATGGGCCATTCTGTTGGGTCATTCATCACTGTTGAGATCTTTCATCGCCATACGAAGAATCCGGAGCGAGCGCCGCATTTGAAGCTTCAACATGGATTTCTGATATGTCCTACGCTTACGCACCTTGCTCGGTCATCCAATGGCGTACAGTTCCAGCTATTGCATCAATTCATTCCCTTCCTCGACACCGCAGCTTGCTTACTCGCACGTCTTCTCCTCGGCCTTTTCAGTGTCGCAAGCGTGACTTGGATCGTTCAGCGCCTCCTGGGCTTTACACCTGCGAGTGCAGACGTCACTGCGCGATGGTTGAAGAGTAGAGATGGCGTGTTGCAGGCAGTTCATCTGGGATTGACGGAGTTGGAGATGATAACTGAAGAGAATTGGAACGACGACCTATGGGACACGACAGGAGAGGAAAATGGAGTACCAAAGTTCTTTTTGTTCTATGCCAAGAAGGATCACTGGATTCATGATGACGAGAGGGACGGCATCGTGGAAAAGAGAGGAGATAAAGCGAGGATTGTGCAGGATGAAGGGGATATTCCTCATGCGTTTTGCACGAGAGAGA ATGCGAGCTTAGAAGTTGCAAGGCGAGTCTGCGGTTGGGTCGAAGAGATCGAAGCAGCCAACAAGTGA
- a CDS encoding hypothetical protein (EggNog:ENOG41) gives MKYSFAIAALATAVSAQSLADVPKCAIPCLDDAITSKTDCKTTDLTCVCKSFDDVRSAATSCVITKCGSDVAINEVLPATEKLCSGGSGSGSAEESSKADTTKVETSTKVVVTTSAVETTAVETTAVETTSVPPVVESKTTAVPPVVETPTTKSEAAGGATSTPAPSGVGENSAAGLKGLGAMAMAALMALAL, from the exons ATGAAGTATTCTTTCGCTATTGCTGCCCTCGCCACCGCCGTCTCGGCTCAGTCTCTCGCCGACGTCCCCAAGTGCGCTATTCCTTGCCTTGACGACGCCATCACCAGCAAGACCGACTGCAAGACCACTGATCTCACCTGTGTCTGCAAGAGCTTCGACGATGTCCGAAGCGCCGCTACCTCTTGTGTGATCACCAAGTGTGGTTCCGACGTTGCCATCA ACGAGGTCCTCCCTGCTACTGAGAAGCTCTGCTCTGgcggctccggctccggttCCGCCGAGGAGTCCTCCAAGGCCGACACCACCAAGGTCGAGACCTCCACCAAGGTTGTCGTCACCACCAGCGCCGTCGAGACCACTGCTGTCGAGACCACCGCCGTCGAGACCACCTCTGTCCCTCCCGTCGTTGAGAGCAAGACCACCGCTGTTCCCCCCGTCGTCGAGACTCCCACCACCAAGTCCGAGGCTGCCGGCGGTGCCACCAGCACTCCCGCTCCCTCAGGTGTCGGCGAGAACAGCGCTGCTGGCCTCAAGGGTCTCGgcgccatggccatggctgccCTCATGGCCCTTGCTCTGTAA
- a CDS encoding hypothetical protein (EggNog:ENOG41) has protein sequence MSLVPIIAAVFVLLVFTLKLPSPNTPVWAGLKAIDWPGSFLIIGGTLMLLLGLYLGGVYEPWNSATVVSLIVSGVATGALFIWNEWKLAEFPVLPVHLFKTSSSSSAYAVTFFHAFVFLGVAYYLPLYFQAVLLASPLRSGVLLLPFILPISISAALTGAYIQFSGKYLIVSRVGLMIMTLGMGLMISLDIEMNWAKLISFQILTGIGVGLNFEGPLLSVQAVVPHKDVAAATTAMGFVRTLASGISVVIGGILFQNEMKSEYQTLEDSLGPDLARLFKGASASASVDLIMTLPTESQLVVRTAFFNALDKMWIMYTVFSGVGLLLSFLMKAHHLSKDHQEAHLGIINVAAEPNQADEVDLSTGTSESQEMRRITPRP, from the exons ATGTCCCTAGTACCCATCATCGCTGCAGTCTTTGTTCTCTTGGTATTCACCCTCAAACTCCCGTCTCCCAATACCCCTGTTTGGGCAGGTCTGAAAGCCATCGACTGGCCCGGCAGCTTCCTCATCATAGGAGGAactttgatgttgttgctcGGTCTTTATCTTGGCGGCGTGTACGAGCCCTGGAACTCTGCAACAGTGGTCTCTCTCATAGTGTCTGGTGTGGCCACTGGTGCGTTGTTCATATGGAACGAGTGGAAGTTGGCAGAGTTTCCTGTTCTACCAGTACACCTCTTCAagacctcttcatcctcttcagcatACGCCGTCACATTCTTCCATGCGTTTGTGTTCCTTGGTGTCGCCTATTACCTACCGTTATACTTTCAAGCAGTTCTTCTAGCGAGCCCACTGCGCTCGGGTGTATTACTTCTTCCTTTCATCTTGCCCATCTCAATTTCTGCTGCTCTTACTGGAGCCTACATCCAGTTCAGTGGCAAGTATCTTATTGTTTCCCGTGTTGGGTTGATGATCATGACACTGGGAATGGGCCTGATGATCAGCTTGGACATTGAGATGAACTGGGCAAAATTGATCTCCTTCCAGATATTGACAGGAATTGGGGTTGGCTTGAACTTTGAAGGCCCGTTGTTATCTGTTCAAGCTGTTGTGCCGCACAAGGATGTTGCGGCCGCGACCACAGCCATGGGTTTTGTTCGAACACTGGCCTCGGGGATATCTGTTGTCATTGGTGGGATACTGTTCCAGAACGAAATGAAGAGTGAATACCAGACTCTTGAAGATAGTCTAGGTCCCGACCTTGCTAGGTTGTTCAAGGgcgcatctgcatctgcgaGTGTCGATCTGATCATGACCTTACCGACAGAGTCGCAGCTCGTCGTGAGGACAGCGTTCTTCAATGCTCTTGACAAGATGTGGATAATG TATACTGTATTCTCTGGCGTTGGCTTGTTACTAAGTTTCCTTATGAAGGCGCATCATCTCAGCAAAGATCATCAGGAAGCGCACTTGGGCATTATCAATGTAGCGGCGGAACCGAACCAAGCAGACGAGGTTGACCTTTCGACAGGCACCAGCGAGAGTCAGGAAATGAGACGTATCACTCCTAGACCTTGA
- the BBP1 gene encoding Branchpoint-bridging protein (EggNog:ENOG41~BUSCO:EOG09263MEM): MSWRSQGITGSNNIPLGKRRFGDEEEEFNGNAGVDRDLKRGRDPEPRGDADGPRRRKKRNRWGDASENKAAGLMGLPTAILSNMTSEQLEAYTLHLRIEEISQKLRIDDVVPADGDRSPSPAPQYDNHGRRINTREYRYRKKLEDERHKLIEKAMKTIPNYHPPQDYRRPTKTQEKVYVPVNDYPEINFIGLLIGPRGNTLKKMEGDSGAKIAIRGKGSVKEGKGRSDAAHASNQEEDLHCLIMADTEEKVNKAKKLIHNVIETAASIPEGQNELKRNQLRELAALNGTLRDDENQACQNCGKIGHRKYDCPEKQNFTASIICRVCGNAGHMARDCPDRQRGASWRQNDAGARPAGRIGGGDDVDREYEQLMQELGGGSSGAPARIEAGPGAQNNGDAKPWQRGPTGGPAPWRSRNQDSNEGGSAAPWARDRGGRNDDHQGGNAADSYYGQAYAGASGAAAPWAQQAPGTQGGYAGYPGYGAYGAAPGMGAPPGLGAPGSAPPPPPGAPPGLGDINAFIQQYAGAAPPPPPSGDAPPPPPSDQPPPPPPPGA, encoded by the exons ATGTCGTGGAGAAGCCAAGGAATCACCGGTTCCAACAACATCCCTCTCGGGAAGCGTCGCTTcggagatgaggaggaggagtttaATGGCAACGCTGGAGTCGATCGCGACTTGAAGCGTGGACGCGATCCTGAACCTCGCGGCGATGCTGATGGACCTCGACGACGAAAGAAGCGAAACCGATGGGGTGATGCATCCGAGAACAAAGCGGCTGGCCTCATGGGCTTGCCCACTGCTATCTTGTCCAACATGACAAGTGAACAGCTTGAGGCATACACACTGCATTTGCGTATCGAGGAAATCTCCCAGAAGCTTCGCATCGACGATGTCGTCCCAGCTGACGGCGATCG atctccttctcccgcTCCTCAGTACGACAACCACGGTCGGCGTATCAATACACGAGAGTACCGATACCGaaagaagcttgaagatgagcgcCACAAGCTCATCGAGAAGGCCATGAAGACCATTCCTAACTACCATCCGCCACAGGATTATCGTAGACCTACAAAGACTCAGGAGAAGGTCTATGTTCCTGTTAACGATTATCCGGAAATTAACTTCA TTGGTTTACTTATCGGACCTCGAGGTAATACTCTGAAGAAAATGGAAGGAGACTCAGGCGCCAAGATCGCCATTCGTGGCAAGGGCTCCGTAAAGGAGGGTAAGGGTCGGTCTGATGCCGCGCACGCCAGCAACCAGGAAGAAGATCTGCACTGTCTCATCATGGCCGATACCGAAGAGAAggtcaacaaggccaagaagctcatccaCAACGTCATTGAGACT GCTGCGTCTATTCCTGAAGGCCAGAACGAACTCAAGCGAAACCAGCTCCGTGAACTCGCCGCGCTCAACGGTACCCTCCGAGACGACGAGAACCAGGCTTGCCAGAACTGTGGCAAGATCGGTCATCGCAAGTACGACTGCCCCGAGAAGCAAAACTTCACTGCAAGCATCATCTGTCGCGTTTGTGGCAACGCTGGTCATATGGCTCGCGATTGTCCCGACCGACAGCGTGGTGCTAGCTGGCGCCAGAATGATGCTGGTGCTCGCCCTGCTGGTCGTATCGGTGGcggagatgatgttgaccgTGAATACGAG CAACTCATGCAAGAGCTTGGTGGAGGGTCTTCTGGAGCCCCTGCGCGTATCGAGGCCGGCCCTGGCGCTCAGAACAACGGAGACGCGAAGCCTTGGCAGCGAGGCCCTACTGGTGGTCCTGCACCATGGCGCAGCCGCAACCAGGATTCTAACGAAGGTGGATCGGCAGCTCCCTGGGCTAGAGATCGCGGTGGTCGCAACGACGACCATCAAGGCGGTAACGCTGCCGATAGCTACTACGGACAGGCTTATGCAGGTGCCTCAGGTGCCGCTGCTCCCTGGGCGCAACAGGCTCCTGGAACTCAGGGTGGGTATGCTGGCTATCCTGGCTATGGTGCCTACGGTGCTGCTCCCGGAATGGGAGCTCCTCCTGGCCTTGGTGCTCCTGGCAGTgcgccccctcctcctcctggtgCTCCCCCAGGCCTGGGAGACATTAACGCCTTTATTCAGCAGTATGCCGGCGctgcacctcctcctccgccttctGGAGATGCCccgccaccacctcccaGTGATCAGCCTCCGCCTCCCCCACCTCCCGGTGCCTAA
- a CDS encoding hypothetical protein (EggNog:ENOG41~MEROPS:MER0001911), protein MRAKNPLAFRPGPVSFWTTVIYLALFIPLIWIHETVPSAPADRSLYQGLNLTEAWLDLQTITRAYHPYNSHENDRVREFIINRTQEILDRNDMSYTTETIGGVVWHSRTSSLENQDSLVSSQDKPRGATLFDDRTSNVSWTYNTARRMGSNISKGTWLGQYFEGNNYYVYIHGKNDPEGEWWRDESKYKKFRGEGGVLVNCHFDSVSTGFGATDDGMSCVSMLQLLSYFTLKGRQPKNGIVLLFNNAEEDGLLGARAFGYSPLLLFIHTFVNLEGAGAGGRALLFRTTDLQAAKAYSKSPHPLGSVVAANAFERGVIKSATDYEIFADAYGQRGLDIAFYEPRARYHTNQDDTRHTSVNSIWHMLSAALASTEHLSKTTGTIFNGDRSDGNSDLAQNGKQAEGVWFDIFGAAWAVFALRGLFAWSLTLLVATPLILIAFTYILARKDKYYYFSRDIKMHHDINDDPVVLGGWKGFFRFPFALAFAGALTIASTLLIAKFNPLIVYSSGYAVWSMTLSIFYFSFWLIMRGASFVRPSALHRGFVLMWLFALGWGVQVVCAVAEDRMHIGALYATVFFQSAIFLALFISLLEQFALLGKHDFAMQLHDAHQARDVSSRDDEHESRPQTESGSAHAEADDDEDGSEDATETTPLRSGESGYGSNAPTSFANTYRRSVAENSPSPPSMRRYQPFEHEQSWSGRLPTWTWILQFLFLAPVPVILFGNIGLVVMSATQMTGTDGGSLLVPVLSLGILSIFLLLPLTPFIHRVTHHIPLFLLCVFAGTFIYNLVAFPFSDSNRFKFYFQEVIDLDNGTNTVSIVGLEDYARSVISTLPSTLGQEIKCQPAVGRDLADCQYDASSLAPRLYRNKTPDDLISVETIYGSDGSKARLRIDAIDSRLCYVRTSRPIYGFAVDGASPRDPRFGKFPSEGFSSVQLWRRDRDRPWTLNLYLNERNALAASEDSAQKEIESQDDHELRVRSAEPAADRLEITVSCAYSDANTPGTIPALDELLKYMPTWAAVTKKNVGLVEVRKTHKV, encoded by the exons atgaggGCTAAGAACCCTCTTGCCTTCCGGCCAGGGCCCGTGTCCTTCTGGACGACTGTTATATATCTCGCTCTTTTCATTCCTCTCATCTGGATTCACGAAACTGTTCCTTCGGCTCCGGCTGATCGGTCGCTGTATCAGGGTCTCAATCTGACCGAGGCATGGCTCGATCTACAAACCATTACTCGCGCCTATCATCCCTACAACAGTCACGAAAATGACCGAGTACGCGAATTCATCATTAACCGCACCCAGGAGATCCTCGATCGCAATGATATGTCGTATACCACCGAAACTATTGGTGGTGTAGTTTGGCACTCGAG AACATCTTCTCTGGAGAACCAAGATTCGCTTGTATCATCTCAGGATAAGCCTCGTGGAGCAACACTCTTCGATGACAGAACTTCCAACGTTTCCTGGACTTACAACACTGCTCGGCGCATGGGCTCCAACATTTCCAAGGGAACGTGGTTGGGACAGTACTTTGAGGGCAACAACTACTATGTCTACATCCACGGCAAAAACGACCCCGAGGGTGAATGGTGGCGTGATGAATCCAAGTACAAGAAGTTCCGTGGCGAGGGCGGTGTTCTTGTCAATTGCCACTTTGATTC CGTTTCCACTGGATTTGGTGCCACCGACGATGGTATGTCCTGCGTGTCGATGCTCCAGCTCTTGAGCTACTTTACACTCAAAGGACGTCAACCCAAGAACGGCATCgttctcctcttcaacaacgccgaagaagatggacttCTTGGCGCTAGAGCCTTTGGCTACAGTCCCTTGTTGCTATTCATTCACACATTCGTCAACCTTGAAGGCGCAGGAGCTGGAGGCCGGGCGCTGCTTTTCCGTACCACTGACTTGCAGGCTGCAAAGGCCTACTCCAAGAGCCCTCATCCGTTGGGATCCGTTGTTGCTGCTAATGCTTTCGAAAGAGGTGTGATCAAAAGCGCAACCGATTACGAGATCTTTGCAGATGCCTATGGACAAAGGGGACTCGACATTGCTTTCTATGAGCCTCGCGCTCGGTACCATACCAACCAGGACGATACACGGCACACGTCTGTTAACAGCATTTGGCACATGCTCTCAGCTGCTCTCGCGTCGACTGAGCACCTGTCGAAGACGACTGGTACCATCTTCAACGGCGATCGTTCCGATGGCAACTCTGATCTTGCCCAGAATGGCAAGCAAGCCGAGGGTGTCTGGTTCGATATCTTTGGTGCTGCGTGGGCCGTGTTCGCGCTTAGAGGACTCTTTGCATGGTCTCTAACACTTCTCGTCGCCACGCCACTGATCCTCATTGCCTTCACGTACATCCTGGCTCGCAAGGATAAATACTACTACTTTTCTAGAGACATCAAGATGCATCACGACATTAACGATGACCCGGTTGTGTTGGGCGGCTGGAAGGGGTTCTTCCGCTTTCCATTTGCCCTCGCTTTCGCTGGAGCACTAACTATCGCATCGACTCTTCTGATTGCTAAATTCAATCCGCTGATTGTTTACAGCAGCGGATACGCTGT GTGGTCTATGACTCTCTCCATCTTTTACTTCTCGTTCTGGCTCATCATGCGTGGAGCCAGTTTTGTTCGTCCCAGCGCACTTCATCGTGGCTTCGTTTTGATGTGGCTCTTTGCCCTTGGCTGGGGTGTACAGGTTGTGTGTGCTGTGGCAGAGGACCGTATGCATATTGGTGCCCTTTACGCAACCGTTTTCTTCCAATCAGCCATTTTTCTTGCTCTGTTCATTTCTCTTTTGGAGCAGTTCGCGTTGCTCGGGAAGCACGACTTTGCAATGCAGCTTCACGACGCACATCAGGCGCGTGATGTTTCTAGCCGCGATGACGAGCATGAATCGAGACCTCAGACAGAGAGCGGATCTGCTCACGCTGAGgcggatgatgacgaggacggATCTGAGGATGCTACCGAGACTACGCCGCTTAGATCCGGTGAATCAGGATACGGGTCCAACGCCCCGACCTCGTTTGCCAACACATATCGCCGTTCGGTTGCTGAGAACTCGCCCTCTCCGCCTAGTATGCGACGATACCAGCCTTTCGAGCATGAGCAGAGTTGGTCTGGACGCCTTCCAACGTGGACTTGGATTCTCCAGTTCCTCTTTCTGGCTCCGGTTCCCGTGATCCTGTTTGGAAACATTGGCCTGGTTGTCATGTCTGCTACCCAGATGACAGGTACCGACGGGGGTAGCCTCCTTGTTCCCGTCTTGTCATTGGGCATTTTGAGCATTTTCTTGTTGCTCCCGCTCACGCCTTTCATCCACCGTGTGACTCACCATATTCCGTTGTTCCTCTTGTGTGTTTTCGCCGGCACCTTTATCTACAACCTGGTCGCATTCCCATTCTCCGATAGTAACCGTTTCAAGTTTTACTTCCAAGAAGTCATCGACCTAGATAATGGTACCAACACAGTGTCCATCGTAGGACTCGAGGATTATGCGCGATCTGTCATCAGCACCCTACCGAGCACTTTGGGTCAAGAGATCAAGTGTCAGCCAGCTGTTGGACGAGATCTAGCAGACTGTCAATATGATGCCTCGTCGTTGGCGCCCAGACTGTACAGGAATAAGACTCCTGATGATTTGATCTCAGTTGAGACGATATATGGCAGCGATGGAAGCAAAGCACGACTTCGAATCGATGCCATTGACTCAAGACTTTGCTATGTTCGCACATCACGACCCATCTATGGATTCGCCGTGGATGGTGCAAGCCCAAGAGATCCTCGCTTCGGAAAGTTCCCCTCGGAGGGTTTCAGCAGCGTCCAGCTCTGGCGCCGCGATCGAGATCGACCTTGGACATTGAACTTGTATCTGAATGAGCGAAATGCTCTTGCTGCATCAGAGGACTCGGCTCAAAAGGAAATCGAGTCCCAGGACGATCACGAGCTAAGAGTGCGGTCAGCGGAACCAGCAGCTGATCGTCTCGAAATCACTGTCAGTTGTGCTTACAGTGATGCCAACACGCCTGGAACAATCCCTGCTCTtgacgagcttctcaagtaCATGCCGACTTGGGCGGCAGTCACCAAGAAGAATGTTGGACTCGTAGAAGTTCGCAAGACTCATAAAGTCTGA